A genomic segment from Gossypium hirsutum isolate 1008001.06 chromosome D04, Gossypium_hirsutum_v2.1, whole genome shotgun sequence encodes:
- the LOC107898904 gene encoding calcium-dependent protein kinase 26, with the protein MGNTCRGPSKGNLYKGYNTSSHRSSSNNNNNNPPSKPLIPRESGEETGENDNHSASISASEQESIMKLGNDNQTYFVMGHKTPNIRDLYTLGPKLGQGQFGTTYLCTELSTGIEYACKSISKRKLVAKEDVDDVRREIQIMYHLAGHNNIVTIKGTYEDSLYVHIVMELCSGGELFDRIIQRGHYTERKAAELTRIIVGVVEACHSLGVMHRDLKPENFLLVNKDDDFSLKAIDFGLSVFFKPGQVFTDVVGSPYYVAPEVLQKHYGPEADVWTAGVILYILLSGIPPFWGETQQGIFDAVLKGFIDFDSEPWPLISDSAKDLIRKMLCSQPSERLTAHKVLCHPWICENGVAPDKALDPAILSRLKQFSAMNKLKKLALRVIAESLSEEEIAGLREMFKSMDTDNSGAITFDELKAGLRRYGSTLKDAEIRALMDAADIDNSGTIDYGEFIAATVHLNKLEHEEHLVAAFQYFDKDRSGYITVDELQQAWAEYNLTDVFFEDIIREVDQDNDGRIDYGEFVDMMKKGNGWIGRQTMRNSLNISMRNSHDSQ; encoded by the exons ATGGGCAATACATGCCGTGGACCTTCCAAGGGTAATCTTTATAAGGGTTACAACACTTCTTCACATCGTTCTAGTtctaataacaataataataatcccCCTTCTAAGCCATTAATTCCCCGAGAATCCGGCGAAGAAACCGGCGAAAACGATAATCATTCGGCTTCTATTAGTGCCAGCGAACAAGAAAGCATCATGAAACTTGGTAATGATAACCAGACCTATTTTGTTATGGGTCATAAGACTCCCAACATTCGTGACCTTTACACTTTAGGTCCTAAGTTAGGACAAGGACAGTTCGGGACTACGTATTTGTGTACAGAGCTTTCCACGGGGATCGAGTACGCTTGTAAGTCGATATCGAAGAGGAAGTTGGTTGCCAAAGAGGATGTGGATGATGTTAGGAGGGAGATTCAGATAATGTATCATTTAGCCGGTCATAATAATATTGTGACGATTAAAGGCACGTACGAGGATTCCTTGTATGTGCATATCGTGATGGAGCTTTGCTCTGGAGGGGAGTTGTTTGACCGGATTATCCAGAGGGGGCATTACACCGAGAGGAAGGCAGCTGAATTGACTAGGATCATTGTTGGGGTCGTTGAGGCTTGTCATTCCCTCGGGGTTATGCATAGGGATTTAAAGCCGGAGAATTTCTTGTTAGTTAACAAGGACGATGATTTCTCTCTCAAGGCGATTGATTTCGGACTCTCTGTATTCTTTAAACCAG GACAAGTTTTTACTGATGTGGTCGGAAGCCCATATTATGTCGCTCCTGAAGTACTCCAAAAACATTATGGACCAGAAGCTGACGTATGGACTGCAGGAGTTATACTCTATATATTGCTAAGTGGCATTCCACCATTTTGGGGCG AAACACAGCAAGGAATATTCGATGCCGTGTTGAAAGGGTTTATTGACTTCGATTCAGAACCATGGCCCCTAATATCTGATAGCGCAAAGGACCTAATCCGGAAGATGTTATGCTCTCAACCTTCAGAGCGGCTCACTGCTCACAAAGTATTAT GTCATCCTTGGATTTGTGAAAATGGGGTTGCCCCCGATAAGGCACTGGATCCAGCTATACTTTCTCGTCTTAAACAATTCTCGGCGATGAATAAACTAAAGAAGCTGGCTTTACGG GTAATAGCCGAAAGTCTATCAGAGGAGGAGATTGCTggtttgagagaaatgtttaaatCAATGGATACTGATAACAGTGGTGCAATCACATTCGATGAACTCAAAGCTGGTTTGCGAAGATATGGTTCAACCTTGAAAGATGCAGAGATAAGGGCCCTTATGGATGCC GCTGATATCGACAATAGTGGGACCATTGATTACGGAGAATTTATAGCTGCAACAGTTCACCTTAATAAACTAGAGCATGAGGAACATCTCGTTGCTGCGTTCCAATACTTCGACAAGGATAGAAGCGGCTATATTACGGTTGATGAGCTTCAACAAGCTTGGGCTGAGTATAACTTGACAGATGTTTTCTTCGAGGATATTATTAGAGAAGTTGATCAAGATAAT GACGGAAGAATTGATTATGGTGAATTTGTTGACATGATGAAAAAAGGCAATGGATGGATCGGTAGACAAACCATGCGAAACAGTCTGAATATTAGCATGAGAAATTCACACGATTCTCAATAA
- the LOC107898902 gene encoding cysteine protease XCP1 produces the protein MAISLLSKFSTQTLLIASIFVVSALGHDFSIVGYSPEDLGSADKLIELFESWISKHGKIYESIEEKLMRFEVFKDNLKHIDKRNKEISSYWLGLNEFADLSHDEFKKMYLGLRPDVRRKSQSTKDFSYGDVVELPKSVDWRNKGAVTPVKNQGSCGSCWAFSTVAAVEGINKIVTGNLTSLSEQELIDCDTSFNNGCNGGLMDYAFQFIIANGGLHKEQDYPYLMEEGTCEEKKEEMEVVTITGYHDVPENDEQSLLKALAHQPLSVAIEASGRDFQFYSGGVFNGPCGTELDHGVAAVGYGTTKGSDYIIVKNSWGAKWGEKGFIRMKRNTGKAEGLCGINKMASYPTKKN, from the exons ATGGCTATCTCTTTGCTTTCCAAGTTCTCTACTCAAACCCTACTCATTGCGTCCATTTTCGTAGTTTCAGCTCTGGGTCACGATTTCTCCATCGTGGGCTATTCGCCGGAAGATTTGGGTTCTGCCGATAAACTCATCGAGCTCTTCGAGTCATGGATATCGAAGCACGGAAAAATCTACGAGTCCATCGAGGAGAAGCTAATGAGGTTCGAGGTTTTTAAGGATAATCTTAAACACATCGATAAGAGGAACAAGGAAATCAGTAGCTACTGGCTGGGGTTGAATGAGTTCGCTGATTTGAGTCATGATGAGTTCAAGAAAATGTATTTGGGACTCAGACCAGATGTTAGACGAAAATCCCAGTCGACTAAAGACTTTAGTTATGGCGATGTGGTTGAGTTGCCCAAATCCGTTGATTGGCGAAATAAAGGAGCTGTCACTCCGGTCAAGAACCAAGGCTCTTGCG GTAGCTGTTGGGCATTTTCAACAGTAGCAGCAGTGGAGGGCATAAACAAGATTGTGACCGGCAACTTAACGTCGTTATCGGAGCAAGAGCTGATCGACTGCGACACATCGTTCAACAATGGGTGCAACGGAGGTCTGATGGATTACGCATTCCAGTTCATCATCGCCAATGGCGGACTCCATAAAGAACAAGACTACCCTTACCTAATGGAAGAAGGCACCTGCgaagaaaagaaggaagaaaTGGAAGTGGTGACCATCACTGGTTACCATGACGTCCCTGAAAACGACGAGCAAAGTCTGTTGAAAGCTTTGGCTCATCAACCGCTCAGTGTCGCCATTGAAGCTTCCGGCAGAGATTTCCAGTTCTACAGTGGG GGTGTATTCAACGGGCCATGTGGAACAGAGCTGGATCATGGGGTGGCAGCCGTAGGGTACGGAACAACAAAGGGGTCAGATTACATAATAGTGAAGAACTCGTGGGGAGCCAAATGGGGAGAAAAAGGGTTCATACGGATGAAGAGGAACACCGGCAAAGCTGAAGGCCTTTGTGGTATCAACAAAATGGCTTCTTATCCCACCAAGAAAAACTGA
- the LOC107898900 gene encoding pentatricopeptide repeat-containing protein At2g03880, mitochondrial: MRTVSAKLKHIGTSLSSSSRPYSLTPLASSHGKPRNPPSPTLLNEFVNFCYQRDLPKAMNAMAAMERHGIYADSITYSELIKCCLARNAVEQGKLVHKHVFSNGYQPKTFLINILISMYVKFKLLDEAQALFDQMPERNVVSWTTMISAYANAKLSDKALEFFVLMLREGVLPNMFTFSSVLRACNGLFNVRQLHCGMIKLGLESDVFVRSALIDVYSKLDELKGAICVFNEMETKDLVVWNSIIGGLAQNNDGDEALDQFKRMKRAGFTADQATLTSVLRACTGLALLEVGRQVHVHVLKFDVDLILNNALLDMYCKSGSLEDAKSVFERMVHKDVISWSTMIAGLAQNGFSQEALKLFDLMKASGIKPNYITILGVLFACSHAGLVDDGLYYFRSMKRLYGIDPGREHYGCIIDLLGRAGKVDEAVRLVQEMECEPDAVTWRTLLGACRVHHNVDLAIYAGKQVLKLDPEDAGTYVLLSNIYANCQRWEDVSEIRRQMREKGITKEPGCSWIEVNKQIHAFIVGDTAHPKINEINRRLNQLIHKLMGIGYVPDTNFVLQDLEGEQRDDSLWYHSEKLAIVFGLMSLSSGSVIRIRKNLRICGDCHTFAKLVAKMECRVIVIRDPIRYHHFQNGVCSCGDYW, from the coding sequence ATGAGAACCGTATCAGCAAAGCTAAAACACATAGGAACTTCGCTTTCTTCATCATCACGTCCTTATTCTCTAACTCCTCTTGCCTCCTCCCATGGTAAACCCAGAAACCCGCCTTCACCGACTCTTCTAAATGAATTCGTGAACTTCTGCTACCAAAGGGACCTTCCTAAGGCTATGAATGCCATGGCTGCCATGGAAAGACACGGGATTTATGCTGATTCTATCACCTACTCTGAGTTGATCAAGTGCTGCCTAGCTCGCAACGCTGTTGAACAAGGGAAACTCGTTCACAAGCACGTTTTCTCAAATGGGTATCAGCCAAAAACGTTTCTCATCAACATTCTGATCAGTATGTATGTTAAGTTTAAATTATTAGATGAAGCGCAAGCATTGTTCGACCAAATGCCTGAAAGAAATGTTGTTTCGTGGACGACGATGATATCTGCTTATGCTAATGCCAAGCTAAGTGACAAGGCGTTGGAATTCTTCGTTTTAATGCTTAGAGAAGGGGTGTTGCCTAATATGTTTACTTTCTCCTCGGTTTTGAGAGCCTGTAATGGGCTATTCAACGTTAGGCAGCTTCATTGTGGTATGATTAAGCTTGGGTTAGAATCTGATGTTTTTGTTAGGAGTGCTCTTATTGATGTTTATTCAAAGTTAGATGAGTTAAAAGGTGCAATTTGCGTATTCAATGAAATGGAAACTAAGGACTTGGTTGTTTGGAACTCCATTATTGGAGGGTTGGCGCAGAATAATGATGGGGATGAAGCTTTGGATCAGTTTAAGAGGATGAAAAGAGCTGGCTTTACAGCTGATCAAGCGACACTAACAAGCGTTTTGAGAGCATGTACTGGTTTAGCTCTTTTAGAAGTAGGGAGGCAAGTCCATGTTCATGTGTTGAAGTTTGATGTGGATTTGATACTCAATAATGCACTTTTGGATATGTATTGTAAGAGTGGTAGCCTAGAGGATGCCAAGTCGGTTTTCGAACGGATGGTTCATAAGGATGTGATTTCATGGAGTACAATGATTGCAGGGTTAGCTCAAAATGGGTTCAGCCAAGAGGCATTAAAGCTCTTTGATTTAATGAAAGCTTCAGGTATCAAACCAAATTATATCACCATCCTTGGGGTTCTTTTTGCTTGTAGTCATGCCGGACTTGTGGATGATGGGTTGTATTATTTTCGATCAATGAAGAGACTTTATGGGATTGATCCTGGAAGGGAACACTATGGTTGCATTATTGATCTTCTTGGAAGGGCCGGTAAGGTTGATGAAGCAGTGAGATTGGTTCAGGAAATGGAATGTGAACCAGATGCTGTGACATGGAGAACTTTGCTTGGTGCATGCAGGGTTCACCATAATGTGGATTTAGCGATATACGCAGGTAAACAAGTTCTAAAACTCGATCCTGAAGATGCAGGGACATATGTATTGTTGTCCAATATTTATGCAAATTGTCAGAGATGGGAAGATGTCTCTGAAATTAGGAGGCAAATGAGAGAGAAAGGCATTACAAAGGAGCCAGGTTGCAGCTGGATTGAAGTGAATAAACAAATTCATGCTTTTATTGTAGGGGATACTGCTCATCCGAAGATTAACGAAATCAACAGGCGGCTAAATCAGTTGATTCACAAACTAATGGGAATCGGTTATGTTCCAGACACTAATTTTGTTCTGCAAGATCTTGAGGGGGAACAAAGAGATGACTCACTTTGGTATCATAGTGAGAAGTTGGCAATTGTATTTGGTTTAATGAGTTTGTCAAGTGGCAGTGTTATTAGGATTAGGAAAAACCTTAGAATCTGCGGAGACTGTCATACCTTCGCAAAACTTGTCGCAAAGATggaatgtcgagttatcgtaatCAGAGATCCTATTCGTTACCATCATTTTCAGAACGGAGTATGTTCCTGTGGCGACTATTGGTAG
- the LOC121215951 gene encoding CMP-sialic acid transporter 4 isoform X1, with the protein MEYRKIKDEDNDGGTVSNDIENLRGIGFSGVASVSNVPPREQAKWKRKTVVTVALTFLTSSQAILIVWSKRAGKYEYSVTTANFLVETLKCALSLAALARIWKSEGVTEDNRLSTTLDEVIVYPIPALLYLVKNLLQYYIFAYVDAPGYQILKNLNIISTGVLYRIILKKKLSDIQWAAFILLCAGCTTAQLNSRSDHVLQTSLPGWIMAIVMALLSGFAGVYTEAIIKKRPSRNINVQNFWLYIFGMTFSAIAILIQDFDAVMNKGFFHGYSIITTLMILNHALSGIAVSMVMKYADNIVKVYSTSVAMLLTAVVSVLLFGFNLTLAFFLGATVVSVSVYLHSAGKLQR; encoded by the exons ATGGAGTATCGCAAAATCAAAGATGag GATAATGATGGAGGAACAGTAAGTAATGACATTGAGAATCTACGAGGCATAGGGTTTTCGGGggttg CTTCTGTAAGTAATGTTCCTCCAAGGGAACAGGCCAAGTGGAAACGCAA GACAGTTGTTACAGTTGCATTGACTTTTCTTACAAGTTCACAAGCAATACTTATTGTCTGGTCAAAGAGAGCTGGGAAGTACGAGTACAGTGTTACCACAGCCAACTTTTTG GTGGAGACTTTGAAATGTGCTTTGTCACTTGCAGCCCTGGCAAGAATATGGAAAAGTGAAGGTGTTACAGAAGATAACAG GTTGAGTACAACCCTTGATGAAGTTATTGTTTATCCCATTCCTGCTTTACTTTATCTTGTCAAGAATTTGCTGCAG TATTatatctttgcctatgttgatgCACCGGGTTATCAGATACTAAAGAACCTGAATATTATCAGTACTGGTGTTTTGTATCGTATCATCCTTAAGAAAAA GTTAAGTGATATTCAATGGGCAGCTTTTATTCTTCTATGTGCTGGCTGCACCACAGCACAACTGAATTCTCG TTCTGATCATGTACTTCAAACATCTCTGCCAGGTTGGATAATGGCAATT GTGATGGCCCTTTTGAGTGGATTTGCTGGAGTGTACACCGAG GCTATAATTAAGAAGCGCCCATCAAGGAATATAAATGTGCAGAATTTCTGGTTGTATATTTTCGGAATGACCTTCAGTGCTATAGCAATACTGATACAAGATTTTGATGCTGTCATGAACAA GGGCTTCTTCCATGGATACTCGATAATTACCACTCTCATGATCCTTAATCATGCACTAAG TGGAATTGCTGTATCAATGGTAATGAAATATGCAGACAATATTGTGAAG GTCTATTCTACTTCAGTGGCAATGCTTCTCACTGCCGTTGTTTCAGTGCTTCTGTTCGGCTTCAATCTTACCCTTGCTTTCTTCCTCGGTGCTAC TGTTGTATCGGTATCAGTATACTTGCACTCCGCTGGGAAGCTGCAAAGATAG
- the LOC121215950 gene encoding aminoacylase-1, translating to MEKACNSHYHNQSLLLLPLFPSLLVAGLAYPTQDEQSQIISRFQQYLQINTTQPSPDYQSSTQFLLSQANSLSLESQVIEFVKGKPVILLKWPGSDLSLPSILLNSHTDVVPFEPSKWTHPPLGAYIDEGGNIFGRGSQDMKSVGMQYLEAIRRLKLSGFQPKRSLYLSFVPDEEIGGYDGAKKLAYSDVFKDMNVEIVLDEGLPSTDENYRLFYAEMAPWWLVIKSNGAPGHGAKLYDNSAMENLLKSIESIRRFRASQFDLLKAGLKSKGDVISVNMVFLKAGTPSPTGFVMNLQPSEAEAGFDIRAPPTADIESLEKRIEEEWAPASRNMTFEFKQKVTPHDDLGRPLITATDDSNPWWTLIEEAINKANGKIGKPEILSGATDARYFRQLGLTAIGFSPMTNTPFLLHDHNEFLNKAEYFKGINVYESIIEAYTSYIPPGRDGVSRDEL from the exons GCAGGTCTGGCATATCCAACCCAAGATGAGCAATCCCAAATCATATCGAGATTCCAACAATACCTTCAAATCAACACAACCCAACCTTCCCCAGACTATCAAAGCTCGACCCAGTTCCTTCTATCCCAAGCCAATTCCCTTTCTTTAGAATCCCAAGTCATAGAATTCGTCAAAGGCAAACCAGTAATTCTCCTCAAATGGCCAGGCTCCGACCTTTCCCTTCCTTCTATCCTCTTAAACTCTCACACGGACGTGGTTCCATTCGAACCTTCGAAATGGACCCATCCGCCTCTTGGGGCTTACATCGATGAAGGAGGTAATATTTTTGGTAGAGGCTCACAGGATATGAAAAGCGTTGGGATGCAATACCTTGAGGCCATTCGTAGGTTGAAGCTTTCTGGGTTTCAGCCAAAACGGTCTCTTTACTTATCGTTTGTACCTGATGAAGAGATTGGTGGCTATGATGGTGCTAAGAAGCTAGCTTACTCTGATGTTTTCAAGGATATGAATGTTGAAATAGTGCTTGATGAAG GATTACCTTCTACCGACGAGAATTATAGGCTATTCTATGCGGAGATGGCTCCATGGTGGCTGGTGATAAAGAGTAACGGTGCCCCTGGACATGGGGCAAAGCTCTATGACAATAGTGCAATGGAGAACCTTTTGAAGAGCATTGAGAGCATAAGGAGGTTCCGGGCTTCACAATTCGATTTGCTTAAGGCTGGATTGAAGTCTAAAGGGGATGTCATTTCGGTTAACATGGTCTTTCTCAAGGCTGGCACACCTTCTCCCACT GGTTTCGTCATGAACTTGCAGCCATCTGAAGCAGAAGCTGGTTTTGATATTCGAGCACCACCAACAGCTGACATAGAATCCTTGGAGAAACGGATAGAAGAGGAATGGGCACCTGCTTCAAGAAACATGACATTTGAG TTTAAGCAAAAGGTTACTCCACATGATGATCTTGGAAGGCCACTCATAACTGCCACTGATGATTCTAATCCATGGTGGACTCTAATAGAAGAAGCTATCAATAAAGCTAATGGAAAGATTGGGAAGCCGGAGATTCTTTCCGGTGCAACAGATGCTCGCTATTTCCGGCAACTAGGCCTTACAGCTATTGGCTTTTCACCAATGACCAACACCCCTTTTTTGCTTCACGACCATAATGAG TTTCTAAACAAAGCGGAGTACTTTAAAGGAATTAATGTTTATGAGTCCATTATTGAAGCTTATACATCATATATCCCACCTGGAAGAGATGGAGTTTCGAGAGATGAGTTGTAA
- the LOC121215951 gene encoding CMP-sialic acid transporter 4 isoform X2 has protein sequence MFLQGNRPSGNAIVTVALTFLTSSQAILIVWSKRAGKYEYSVTTANFLVETLKCALSLAALARIWKSEGVTEDNRLSTTLDEVIVYPIPALLYLVKNLLQYYIFAYVDAPGYQILKNLNIISTGVLYRIILKKKLSDIQWAAFILLCAGCTTAQLNSRSDHVLQTSLPGWIMAIVMALLSGFAGVYTEAIIKKRPSRNINVQNFWLYIFGMTFSAIAILIQDFDAVMNKGFFHGYSIITTLMILNHALSGIAVSMVMKYADNIVKVYSTSVAMLLTAVVSVLLFGFNLTLAFFLGATVVSVSVYLHSAGKLQR, from the exons ATGTTCCTCCAAGGGAACAGGCCAAGTGGAAACGCAA TTGTTACAGTTGCATTGACTTTTCTTACAAGTTCACAAGCAATACTTATTGTCTGGTCAAAGAGAGCTGGGAAGTACGAGTACAGTGTTACCACAGCCAACTTTTTG GTGGAGACTTTGAAATGTGCTTTGTCACTTGCAGCCCTGGCAAGAATATGGAAAAGTGAAGGTGTTACAGAAGATAACAG GTTGAGTACAACCCTTGATGAAGTTATTGTTTATCCCATTCCTGCTTTACTTTATCTTGTCAAGAATTTGCTGCAG TATTatatctttgcctatgttgatgCACCGGGTTATCAGATACTAAAGAACCTGAATATTATCAGTACTGGTGTTTTGTATCGTATCATCCTTAAGAAAAA GTTAAGTGATATTCAATGGGCAGCTTTTATTCTTCTATGTGCTGGCTGCACCACAGCACAACTGAATTCTCG TTCTGATCATGTACTTCAAACATCTCTGCCAGGTTGGATAATGGCAATT GTGATGGCCCTTTTGAGTGGATTTGCTGGAGTGTACACCGAG GCTATAATTAAGAAGCGCCCATCAAGGAATATAAATGTGCAGAATTTCTGGTTGTATATTTTCGGAATGACCTTCAGTGCTATAGCAATACTGATACAAGATTTTGATGCTGTCATGAACAA GGGCTTCTTCCATGGATACTCGATAATTACCACTCTCATGATCCTTAATCATGCACTAAG TGGAATTGCTGTATCAATGGTAATGAAATATGCAGACAATATTGTGAAG GTCTATTCTACTTCAGTGGCAATGCTTCTCACTGCCGTTGTTTCAGTGCTTCTGTTCGGCTTCAATCTTACCCTTGCTTTCTTCCTCGGTGCTAC TGTTGTATCGGTATCAGTATACTTGCACTCCGCTGGGAAGCTGCAAAGATAG